AATCATTAAGATCCTGCAACTTATGATTCTTTCTACTGTTTGAGAAATAAACTATTTAATATGAGTTGGAAAATTGAAAATAATAAAATGGTCGCAACATTCCATTTTAAAGACTTCATACAGGCATTCTCCTTTATGACAGAAGTAGCCATTCATGCAGAAAAACAAAATCACCATCCGACTTGGACCAATACTTACGATACTGTATCTTTTGCGTTAAGCACACATGATGCAGGTGACATCGTAACTGAAAAAGACCAATTGCTCGCGGATACAATAGACAAAATATTCGTTAAATTTAGTCCGGCCGGTTAACTCAAAGTTTTTAATTCTGTTAAAGATGAGTGTCGCCTACATAACATACCATCTGAAATAAAATAATTTAAAATGTTCTTATTCAATGGATAGGATGATATTTGTTTTCCAAAATAAAATGAAATATGGAAGAAAACACAGGGTTTCAATTGGTACTCAAAAAGCTTACTAATATATTACCGGAAAGTAATATTGCAAAATATCTGCAGGATATCACTGTGAGACATTACGAAAAAGGGCAAATTATATACGACACGGATGATGTTGCAGACAAAGTATATTTTGTTGCGAAAGGAAGAATAAAACTTGGAGCCATGGGAGATTCCGGACGAGAAATCATTAAGACTATCGTAGAGGAAGATGTTTTTTTTGGTGAATTGTCTTTGATAGAAAATGGAAATCGTATCGATACTGCAACTGCTGCTGAAGACTGTGTTATTGCTATTTTTGAAAGAGAAGAGTTTAACAATACGTTGAAAGGAAATCCAGCACTTAAAGGCATAACCATCAAAACAATAGGAGAAAAACTGACTGATCTTGAAAATAAGCTGGAATCGATCGTTTTTATGGATTCGAGATCCCGGATTATTTCATTTTTGATTTCAGAAGCCGAAAAACGCGGACAGAGAGTGGGTTATGAATGGGTTGTCAGAGCGATTCCAAAACACCAGGATATTGCTAATATAACGGTAACTTCCCGACAGTCTGTAACCTCTGCAATGAATGATTTGCGAAATGCAGATTTGATTACTTTTGACAGAAAAAGGCTTTTAATCCGAGACCTTGAAAAATTGAAAGCACTGATTAATACCTAAAAAACAAAAAACCTTCTAAGTTTTTAGCAGACTGTAAAGGATCGTTGGATGGAATTTAGCAAAGTTTTGGATGACCAACTGCCCGGAACAAGCAATCGTCTTAATGCGTAAAGTTCATCCGTCAGATGTCTTTTTCCGGACAACTGAAATGCTCCTCTGATGCCTCGGGACTTCAATTCTTTAATAGCATCTTCATTCCATGAGCCAAAAGGATATGCCAGAAAATTCACTTTTTTACCGATTATGTTTTCCAACTGAGATTTGGGTTTGTCTATTTGTTTTTCCCATTCAGAAGCAGGTAGTTTTCTGAGATCCTGATGATCCCATGTGTGTAATTCTATAGCATGTCCATCATCTGACAGCATTTTGATTTGTTCTTTAGACATATAGTTCTTTTTGCCTATAGCAATTGTCATAATAAAAAATGTGCCCTGGAATCCGTATTTTTTCAGGAGTGGCGCTGCAATGGCAAAGTGTTCTATTCTCGTATCATCAAAGCTGATCATAACCGGATTGTCAGGCAACTTCCTGCCTGATTTACGGTATTGATAAATATCTTCCGGCAGTACCGAATTAAATCCTTTTTCCTTTAACATTTTTAGGTGCTCTTCAAATAAAGAAGCATGAATAGTATATGCGGTGGGTTTAAAAGATGAGTCTTTAATATTATGATAGCTTAAGGCCGGTACTTCACCATCAGACGAATATTGGAATACTCCTTTATCCGTAGTCTTTAACATTGTTCCCGTTTCAGTAGTGGAAACGAAAAAACTAAAATATAGAAAGCAACAGGTTGTAATAGTTTTCAAAATTTCCTTTATTGATATTGTATATAAATGGGCCGCGGTCTTAACCCCAGGATTTCCTGATGTGTCATTAATCGATAAGGAGCATCTTTTTTGTCATTTTTGTAAAACAACTTAAAACCCGTAAATTGAATGGGTTCGCCTGCGATAAAACTTCGGTAGGTGCTGACTTTTTTTGCCGGAAAACCAAATCCGTCCATATTTATAACAATCTGAACTTCAGGACAGGTCTTTATACTTTTATAATTAGTGATCATTCCTCTTGTAAATCGGTGTACCACCAGAACTTTGGGTGGGAGATCATACTTTTTCACTAAGTCAGCCAAATAGTCTATCACAAAATTTATATCTTTTGCATCCATTGTTCCAATTTTTTTTCCCGGTACATGGCCGGTTTTCATACTCCACTCCGGATCAATACCCAGATGGACATTTGGCATCTTAAGATATTCCTCAAAGGGTGGTACTTCTTTCATAACATCACTATGCCCTACCTGTATATCCAGAAAAGTAATTGCATCTATCTGTTTTGCCAGTTCCAGCACCTTATCTATCTGTTGAAATGACATCCGCAATCTGTACAAACCGGATGCTCCGGGCTTGCTTTGAGCCGTCACTGCAATATAATGTAATGCCGGTATAACAGGTGTCGAAGGATCCGCATTATTCCATGCGTCAACTTCTTTCATCAGGTTTTTAAGCATTTCGTTGGAAGGTTTAGATCCCAGGATACCCATTCCCGGTGTGTATAAATTGCCATAATATGCTACTATTCTGTTGAATGGCAATAATGCACCCGCTTTGGGATATGGAGCTTTTACAGGCCACTTCTGATCTGTAGAATCGTGTGCAAGTAGGAGGACTTTTTTATCATACAATTGACTATCCAGAACAGAAAGAATCTCCGGTTCCGGTAAAGTCTTAACCGTATCTACTGATGTTTCGGATGCAATCGTTTCCTTTGGGGCAATATCCTTACTAATTGACTCTTTGCAATTTGTATATAAAATAACAAATAATACTACAAATCCTGCTATTCTGACTGTGTTCATTTAAAAGTAGATTTTACAATTCAAAGCAAGATAGTCATATTGTGATGAATATGATATTAAGTGCCAAAACTTTTCGTAAAAGAATTAAAAGAAAAAAAATTTGGGGATTTATAAAACAGGCTTTACCGTTAATCCAGCATTTCTTAACAAATGAATGACTCCCTTCGGACCAGCCAGATGCCCGGCTCCCACAGCAAAAAAAGTGGGTTCACTCTTTGAAGCATTCAAAATAAGGGGTATCCAGTTTTTATTTCTTTGGTACAGTAACTGATCTTCAAATCCGGAAATTTCATTTCCATCTTCTGAAATCATTTCAATCATTTTTTCAATGTTCTGATTGACATACATTTCTGTCATCTTTGCAAAACTATCATCATTCGAGTCTGAAGATTTAATTGACTCAACCAGCATTTTCGCTTGAGCTTCATACGGAATCTCATCAAATAATCCAATCTGAAAATCAACCGTTTCAAGTCCGCCGGTTTCTTTTCCGGAATTTTTTGCCATTTCAAATAACTCCATTTCATATGACTTCATAGATCCGGATTGAAGTCCTGAAGGATCCATATCCCCGTATGCAAATACAGATAGAAACATAGGTTTCATTCTTTCCAGCATAAATATCGGAATCCCTATTTTCTGAAAATGACTCTTTACCAAGTCATAGTCACCTTCATTGAGCAGGTCCTTCAGTGTTTGCCCGTCACTCATAAAAATTTTGTTCATCATTCCCATCAGAGATGAAATGTCTGTCATATCCTTTACATCTATTTCAAATACGACTTTTTTGGATGCTTCCAAAGCAGTCATTGTTCCTTTAGGCAAAAAAAAGTCTTCCGCTCCGATAATATGAATGGTTCCATATAAATAGGATGGTTCTTTCAATTCCTTACCGGTTATTTTCCATAAAAGTGCATTTTCAAGCGGTTTGTAATCATTATCACTGATCTGTGATTTAGTTGTTTTACAACCCGGTGCTGATAGGACAAAAGTCAGTGAAAATAAGAAAAACAGATATTTGTACGTTTTCAAAATTTAAATTTATTATTGTGGTTCTTCAACATAAAACGATAAACAAAAGTTTTATATTTGAGTCTCCTCCTGAAAGTAAATATTATAGAAATAAAATTAACTTTCTTTTTACTGAATTAATAATCAGCCGTTTCCCTTTAGGGTCAGGGTAAAAACGGTTGATTATCATATTAGAGGTATTTTCGAAGTGTACTCATATTTGAATCTACTCTGAAAAGTGAATTTATTAGGATTAAGAATAAAATTGGTTATACGCCAATGATAATTAATCGTTTCCCTTTAGGGTTCAGGGTAAAAAACAGTTGATTATATTCTAATCAGATAAAGTCCTTTGTCTAACCACTTCGTATAGTAAAATACCTCCTGCCACAGATACATTCAGTGAATCAAATGCATTAACTGCTGGGATGGTAGCCACATCGTCGACCACTTCATATACTTTGTAATGCAGTCCTTTTTCTTCAGAGCCGAGTAATAATGCCGTGGGTACTTTAAAGTCAATTTTATCAACCGACTTTTCTGACTTTAATCCGGCAGCAACAACATGAATTCCGGAATTTTGCAAATCAGAAATCAAATTAAACAATGACTGTGCTCTGCAAACAGGTATTTTGAGTATAGCGCCCGCTGAAGTTTTAACAGTATCTTCGTTGATTCTTCCTGTCATATTTCCTGAAAAAACTAATGCATGTGCACCAAAAAAATATGCTGATCTGGCTAAAGCCCCCAGATTCCGTACATCATTAACACCATCCGCAATCACAATGAGAGGAACATTTCCTTCTTCATAAATCAATGCAATAACATCTTTGATATTTTGAAAATTAACCGGTGAAATAATGGCAACTACGCCCTGATGGTTTCTGTTTTTTGAAAGCTCATTTAGTTTTACTTCCGGAACTTTTGCAAGAGGGATCTGTCGGTCCCTGCACAAATTTCGGATGCTCACTTCCAGTTCACCTCTAAGTGTACTTAACATAAATATCTTTTCTATGTCCGCACCTGCATCAAAAGCCTCCAAAACCGGATTTTTTCCAAAAATTATATCTGACATAAACAAATTCTTTGTGTGGTACAAAGATTGAAAAATAAAAGAACTTTATATAAAAATTTAAAAAATACCCTTCTTTGTCGCCGTGCGGACTAATATTTATCAATAATTTTTATATTTGTTAAATATTTGTTACTTTTCGACCTCTTTAGTAGTATTTCCTACCTGTATTATAAAAACATTAAACATTTTAAAACAATTAACTCATCATTCTATGCAACACAAAATTTACAATTTACTTTGTATTTTGCTCTTGGCTTCAGTTACCATGTCAGGTCAATCGACATTGGAAACACAACAAGCAACAAAATACATTTCTGAAAAGGCCAAAGATTGGGGGCTGGTAGCTTCTGATTATGAAAACATGAGCCTAAGTTCTATAGCAAAGTCAGAGAAGTACGGCCTGACTTATCTTTATTTGAACCAAACGATCAATGGAATAGATGTAAGAAATGCAGTCGCTATGATCGTTATTAATCAAAAAGGGGATGTTGTTTCTTCAAATCAAACGTTTATTCAAAATGCTGCAGCTAAAATCACGCAAACTGCGGCTAAAATCAAACCCGCACAAGCAGTTATTTTCGCTGCTCAACAGTTTGAGATTCAATACAGAAATGAACCTGTATCATTAGGGCGATCAGATGAAGGAGCCTATAAATTTGATATGCCAGAGTTCACAAAAAGTGATATCTCTGCAGAATTGAAGTACATTCCTTCAGGAGATAAGTTAATCCTTACATGGAATCTGCATTTGGACATGAAACAAAATGCTGACTATTGGGATTATTATGTCAATGCTGAAAACGGTGAATTTGTCCACAAACATAATTTTACACTTTACTGCAATCATCATGAGCATGCATACAAAAACCATGATAATTGTTCTAATGGCCATTTTACCAGATTGCAGAATTCTGGCACATTACATTCTGAAAATATTAACGGTAGTACGGCTGCACGGTATAATGTATTTAGAGTACCGGTAGAAAGTCCGAATCACGGAAATCGCTCTATTGCAACCGATGATGAATTTCCGGAAGCATCGCCTTTCGGATGGCATGATGTAGATGGCGTACCAGGTCCTGAATATACTATCACCAGAGGTAACAATGTGTATGCTTATCAGGATAAAGACAATGATAATTCACCTGATGGACCAGATACCGACGGTGGTATGAATTTAAATTTTGATTTCCCGTTAGACTTTACAAAAGATCCCAGAGAAAGTGCTGATGCAACAGTCACAAATCTTTTTTACATGTCTAACATGATGCATGATCTGACTTATTTTTTGGGATTTACAGAACAGTTCGGAAATTTTCAGCAAAAAAATTACACAGGAGCACCTGGTGAAGGAGATCCAGTGGTAGCAGAAGCTTTTGATGGAATAACTGCTACCCCGGTGTCATTAAACAATGCTAATTTTTCAATTGTTCCAGATGGACAAAGAGGCAGAATGCAAATGTTTTTGTGGAATAATAACAGTGGAGGTGCGTTATTTATAAATGAACCCGAAGCTTTGGAGGGATTTATAAGCCTGTATCAGCCGGCAGGATTTGGAAGAGCTATTCCCACCATTGATGAGTCTCCCATTATTGCCGGTTTAATTATTGCTAATGATAAATCCAACCCTACAGAAGGCCTTGGCTGTGGTGAATTCAGCAATGCGGCTCAGATACAGGGGAAAATACCAATGATTGACAGGGGTATCTGTGAATTTGGTGCCAAATCATTAAATGCACAACGAGCCGGAGCAGTAGCGGTTATAATATGTAATGTAGCAGGTATCGGTGGAGGTACCGGTGACGAACTTGTTGGGATGGGTGCCGGAGCAGTAGGAAATCAGGTCACTATTCCAGTGGTAATGATGCGAAAATCAGATTGTGACAGAATACGTATCTCTTTACGAAATAATTTAAATGTCGTCATGACATTCCAGGTAAAAGACAGGCAAGGTGCAGATTATTTTGACGGTTCTTTTGATAATGGAATTATTGCGCATGAGTATGGACATGGAGTTTCTATTAGGCTGACAGGCGGAAGAAATCAGGCAGGTTGTCTGAGCAATGACGAACAAATGGGAGAAGGATGGAGTGATTATTTTTCTCTTATATTTACTCATAAAGCAGGAGATAAGGGTGAAGATGCCAGAGGAATAGGAACTTTCGCCGGATCTCAGCCTACGAATGGCGGCGGTATACGTACGTTTCCGTATTCTACAGATATGAGTATTAATCCTCAGACCTTTGATGATATAAAAGGCACAACAGCTCCTCACCCATTAGGTGCTGTCTGGACGGCAATGCTATGGGATATGTACTGGGCTTTTGTAAACCTGTATGGTTTTGATCCGGACTGGACAAATGAAGAATCCGGTAATTTTAAAGCAGCACTTCTGGTAATGGAAGGTATGAAATTGCAAGGTTGTAATCCGGGCTTTATCCGTGGGCGTGATGCAATAATGGAAGCTGACAAACTTTTATACAACAATCAGCACAATTGTATGCTTTGGGAAACATTTGCCCGACGAGGTCTTGGCTTTTTTGCGAATGGTGGAGATACAGATAACAGAAATGATGGGGTTCAAAATTTTGAAAGCCGTCCTACATGTATTGAAGAATTAAAAATTACAAAAAAAGCCACTTCCCTTGTGGAGCCGGGTGCAGATATCGAAATAGAACTCAGAGCAACAAACCACATACCGGAACGACAATCTAAAGTTACCGTTGTGGATGAATTACCGGAAGGAATGACTTATGTTGCAGGTTCATCAGATATTGCACCTGAAATTAACGGTAATCTTTTAATTTTTAATTTGGGTGATATGGAGTATGAACAATTCACAAACATCACCTACAAAGCAAAAACAACTACTTTAAATAAGTCGACCACCTTAGCTTTTGATAATTTTGAAGGAGATTTTGAATTTGATATTGAAGTTAACACGGGCATTGACTCCTGGTTGCCGATATATGATGTATTCAGAAGTCCTGAGACATCATTTGGTATTTACAATCTGGCAATGGTCATGGATGCATCTTTGATCTCGAGAAATTATCAGGTGACAGGAACTCTTCCGGCATTAAGATTCTGGCATCAGTATAATACAGAAGCCGGCTTTGATGGTGGTTTTGTTCAAATTTCGGTTAATGGTGGAAATTATGTAAATGTACCGGCATCTAAATATTTGCAGAACGGTCCTAACAGTGTAATACCATATAGTACAATAGCAATACCTGCTTTACAGGGTTTTACAGGCAATTCAAATGGTACTTGGGTAGATAGTTATATTGATCTCAGGGAATATATCGGTCAAACAGTTAAGTTTAAGTTCCGTTTTGTTTCAGATGCAGAAAACTCTCCTCAGGCAGGAGACCCAGGTTGGTACATTGATG
The genomic region above belongs to Saprospiraceae bacterium and contains:
- a CDS encoding 4a-hydroxytetrahydrobiopterin dehydratase translates to MSWKIENNKMVATFHFKDFIQAFSFMTEVAIHAEKQNHHPTWTNTYDTVSFALSTHDAGDIVTEKDQLLADTIDKIFVKFSPAG
- a CDS encoding Crp/Fnr family transcriptional regulator, with the protein product MEENTGFQLVLKKLTNILPESNIAKYLQDITVRHYEKGQIIYDTDDVADKVYFVAKGRIKLGAMGDSGREIIKTIVEEDVFFGELSLIENGNRIDTATAAEDCVIAIFEREEFNNTLKGNPALKGITIKTIGEKLTDLENKLESIVFMDSRSRIISFLISEAEKRGQRVGYEWVVRAIPKHQDIANITVTSRQSVTSAMNDLRNADLITFDRKRLLIRDLEKLKALINT
- a CDS encoding polysaccharide deacetylase family protein, with the translated sequence MLKTTDKGVFQYSSDGEVPALSYHNIKDSSFKPTAYTIHASLFEEHLKMLKEKGFNSVLPEDIYQYRKSGRKLPDNPVMISFDDTRIEHFAIAAPLLKKYGFQGTFFIMTIAIGKKNYMSKEQIKMLSDDGHAIELHTWDHQDLRKLPASEWEKQIDKPKSQLENIIGKKVNFLAYPFGSWNEDAIKELKSRGIRGAFQLSGKRHLTDELYALRRLLVPGSWSSKTLLNSIQRSFTVC
- a CDS encoding TraB/GumN family protein, whose protein sequence is MTFVLSAPGCKTTKSQISDNDYKPLENALLWKITGKELKEPSYLYGTIHIIGAEDFFLPKGTMTALEASKKVVFEIDVKDMTDISSLMGMMNKIFMSDGQTLKDLLNEGDYDLVKSHFQKIGIPIFMLERMKPMFLSVFAYGDMDPSGLQSGSMKSYEMELFEMAKNSGKETGGLETVDFQIGLFDEIPYEAQAKMLVESIKSSDSNDDSFAKMTEMYVNQNIEKMIEMISEDGNEISGFEDQLLYQRNKNWIPLILNASKSEPTFFAVGAGHLAGPKGVIHLLRNAGLTVKPVL
- the rlmB gene encoding 23S rRNA (guanosine(2251)-2'-O)-methyltransferase RlmB; translated protein: MSDIIFGKNPVLEAFDAGADIEKIFMLSTLRGELEVSIRNLCRDRQIPLAKVPEVKLNELSKNRNHQGVVAIISPVNFQNIKDVIALIYEEGNVPLIVIADGVNDVRNLGALARSAYFFGAHALVFSGNMTGRINEDTVKTSAGAILKIPVCRAQSLFNLISDLQNSGIHVVAAGLKSEKSVDKIDFKVPTALLLGSEEKGLHYKVYEVVDDVATIPAVNAFDSLNVSVAGGILLYEVVRQRTLSD
- a CDS encoding M36 family metallopeptidase, with product MQHKIYNLLCILLLASVTMSGQSTLETQQATKYISEKAKDWGLVASDYENMSLSSIAKSEKYGLTYLYLNQTINGIDVRNAVAMIVINQKGDVVSSNQTFIQNAAAKITQTAAKIKPAQAVIFAAQQFEIQYRNEPVSLGRSDEGAYKFDMPEFTKSDISAELKYIPSGDKLILTWNLHLDMKQNADYWDYYVNAENGEFVHKHNFTLYCNHHEHAYKNHDNCSNGHFTRLQNSGTLHSENINGSTAARYNVFRVPVESPNHGNRSIATDDEFPEASPFGWHDVDGVPGPEYTITRGNNVYAYQDKDNDNSPDGPDTDGGMNLNFDFPLDFTKDPRESADATVTNLFYMSNMMHDLTYFLGFTEQFGNFQQKNYTGAPGEGDPVVAEAFDGITATPVSLNNANFSIVPDGQRGRMQMFLWNNNSGGALFINEPEALEGFISLYQPAGFGRAIPTIDESPIIAGLIIANDKSNPTEGLGCGEFSNAAQIQGKIPMIDRGICEFGAKSLNAQRAGAVAVIICNVAGIGGGTGDELVGMGAGAVGNQVTIPVVMMRKSDCDRIRISLRNNLNVVMTFQVKDRQGADYFDGSFDNGIIAHEYGHGVSIRLTGGRNQAGCLSNDEQMGEGWSDYFSLIFTHKAGDKGEDARGIGTFAGSQPTNGGGIRTFPYSTDMSINPQTFDDIKGTTAPHPLGAVWTAMLWDMYWAFVNLYGFDPDWTNEESGNFKAALLVMEGMKLQGCNPGFIRGRDAIMEADKLLYNNQHNCMLWETFARRGLGFFANGGDTDNRNDGVQNFESRPTCIEELKITKKATSLVEPGADIEIELRATNHIPERQSKVTVVDELPEGMTYVAGSSDIAPEINGNLLIFNLGDMEYEQFTNITYKAKTTTLNKSTTLAFDNFEGDFEFDIEVNTGIDSWLPIYDVFRSPETSFGIYNLAMVMDASLISRNYQVTGTLPALRFWHQYNTEAGFDGGFVQISVNGGNYVNVPASKYLQNGPNSVIPYSTIAIPALQGFTGNSNGTWVDSYIDLREYIGQTVKFKFRFVSDAENSPQAGDPGWYIDDVELMDLFKYSAQACIFANDNDDLRACTQAVETIINSTSVVKTNDTVIEYFNVSLNPNPASDYFTVNATSPTQENALLTVTSIDGKPVFEGRMNIDQNGSVYTVPTAGIPSGFYFVRLQSGNLSTVKKLIVR